A single Synechocystis sp. PCC 7338 DNA region contains:
- a CDS encoding type II toxin-antitoxin system VapC family toxin: protein MKLLLDTHILLWWLGNDRRLTPNERAVITNPEYFVFVSAASIWEMSIKKSLGKLSTPDNLLAVLKANNFRVLDITAEHSLAIANLPEYHKDPFDRMLIVQAQTEELTLISQDSKFSQYDVTLST, encoded by the coding sequence ATGAAACTTTTGTTAGATACTCATATTCTGCTGTGGTGGCTCGGCAATGACCGTCGTTTAACTCCTAATGAGCGAGCAGTGATTACCAACCCCGAATACTTTGTCTTTGTTAGTGCCGCCAGCATTTGGGAAATGTCGATCAAAAAATCGTTAGGGAAATTATCGACTCCAGATAACTTACTTGCCGTTCTCAAGGCCAACAATTTTCGGGTACTAGATATCACCGCAGAACATAGCTTGGCGATCGCCAATTTACCCGAATATCACAAAGACCCCTTTGACCGGATGCTCATTGTCCAAGCCCAGACGGAAGAATTAACTCTCATCTCCCAGGACAGTAAATTTAGTCAGTACGATGTTACTTTATCAACCTAA
- a CDS encoding TIGR02710 family CRISPR-associated CARF protein: MTKILLITVGGSHQPVVTSVQSLNPDRTIFICSNGRRGSISQVTGEGRPCEVRRGSEVLEELPNIPTQINLGDKFNPETDVIALDNPDDVSSIYLKISDCIHTLKQTDPKATLLADYTGGTKSMSVALALAALDEECELHLTTASRTDLIRVTRGETVRRAATSDLTVRRLLTQEIPTLLAQYNYPAAIAELEACLRDLAISDPQPVEDYLRLCKGLNHWDCFDHEEAWYDLEPFMNQAPLRPLLLYLKRVMGSRQAIAPAMNTAFNAPDQIPGHGYELVEDLLFNAERRAALDRYDDAVGRLYRALELLAQTHLWLRYQVKTGDVDVEQIPLALRDQVQALKSRDGKIQLALRNSYELLKQWPTDPLGAIYQPAAERLFDQLQVRNYSILAHGLRPVTATDYKQRFQAVIIPFIEAGLKAIIGNQSRFDPVQFPTQITINKYNA; the protein is encoded by the coding sequence ATGACCAAAATTCTCCTGATCACTGTGGGTGGTTCCCATCAGCCCGTAGTTACCTCCGTTCAATCCCTCAATCCAGACCGCACCATTTTTATTTGCTCCAATGGCAGACGGGGCAGCATTTCCCAGGTAACTGGGGAGGGGAGACCATGTGAAGTCAGACGTGGGAGCGAAGTGCTCGAAGAATTACCCAACATTCCCACTCAAATCAATCTAGGCGACAAATTTAATCCTGAAACCGACGTAATCGCCTTAGATAATCCCGATGATGTGTCCAGCATTTACCTCAAGATTAGTGATTGCATTCACACCCTCAAGCAAACCGATCCAAAAGCAACCCTGTTAGCAGACTATACCGGTGGCACTAAAAGTATGTCCGTTGCCTTGGCCCTGGCCGCCCTTGATGAGGAATGTGAACTCCATTTAACTACTGCCTCCCGTACTGACCTAATTCGGGTAACCCGAGGCGAAACCGTTCGTCGGGCGGCCACCAGCGATTTAACTGTGCGGCGGTTATTAACTCAGGAAATTCCCACCCTCCTCGCCCAATATAACTACCCAGCGGCGATCGCCGAATTAGAAGCCTGTTTGCGGGATTTAGCCATTAGTGACCCCCAACCCGTCGAGGATTATTTGCGGCTGTGTAAGGGTCTGAACCATTGGGACTGTTTTGACCACGAAGAAGCCTGGTATGATTTGGAGCCCTTCATGAATCAGGCCCCCCTCCGTCCCCTATTGCTGTACTTAAAACGGGTGATGGGCAGTCGTCAGGCGATCGCCCCGGCCATGAATACAGCATTCAATGCCCCAGATCAGATTCCCGGCCATGGTTACGAACTGGTGGAAGATTTATTGTTCAATGCGGAAAGACGAGCCGCCTTAGACCGCTATGATGATGCGGTGGGGCGTTTATATCGGGCCTTGGAACTGTTAGCCCAAACTCATCTGTGGTTACGGTATCAGGTTAAAACCGGCGATGTGGATGTTGAGCAGATTCCCCTAGCGTTACGGGATCAGGTGCAGGCTCTAAAAAGTCGGGACGGCAAAATCCAACTAGCACTGCGGAACAGTTACGAATTGCTTAAACAATGGCCAACAGACCCCTTGGGCGCGATTTATCAACCCGCCGCCGAACGACTCTTTGATCAATTACAAGTACGAAACTACTCTATTTTAGCCCACGGGTTACGCCCCGTCACTGCCACTGATTATAAACAGCGCTTCCAAGCTGTGATTATTCCCTTCATAGAAGCCGGACTCAAAGCAATCATTGGTAATCAATCTAGGTTTGATCCCGTGCAATTTCCTACCCAAATTACCATCAATAAATATAATGCTTGA